From a region of the Methanolobus tindarius DSM 2278 genome:
- a CDS encoding amidohydrolase family protein translates to MADLIIKNAYILSMDPEAGDIENGIVVVEDGKIKEVGTSTECTAEKVIDAKGSVLMPGLVNTHCHAGMTIFRGYADDMQLQDWLENHIWPAEAKLTDDDIYAGTKLACLEMIRSGTIAFADMYIHENRVAQAVDEAGIRAALSYGMIDFGDKEKADKELEVGRAFVKEWNGKAGGRISTMYGPHAPNTCSRDFLIRVKEQAVKDGVKQHIHVLETEAELNYMKENFGMCSIHFLKGIDFWGTDVLAAHCVWLSDGDIKILAEYGVNISHNPNSNMKLASGICPVAKLIDAGANVCLGTDGCASNNNLDMFEEMRSAALLQKVSTMDPTALPARKVLEMATINGAKALGINSGMLKEGYNADMIIVDMNKAHLAPVYDVASHLVYAANGKDVSTTIVDGKVLMEDGKVLSMDEQEVIDTAIKASKDLLDRIGN, encoded by the coding sequence ATGGCGGATCTTATCATAAAGAATGCTTATATCCTCTCAATGGACCCGGAAGCAGGCGACATTGAGAACGGGATCGTTGTTGTAGAGGACGGTAAAATAAAGGAAGTCGGGACTTCCACAGAATGTACTGCTGAAAAAGTTATCGATGCAAAGGGCTCGGTCCTTATGCCAGGACTTGTTAACACTCATTGCCATGCAGGAATGACAATATTCAGAGGCTACGCTGATGATATGCAGCTTCAGGACTGGCTTGAAAATCACATATGGCCTGCCGAGGCAAAACTTACTGACGATGATATCTATGCAGGCACAAAACTGGCATGTCTTGAGATGATACGTTCCGGAACTATCGCTTTTGCAGATATGTACATCCACGAGAACAGAGTTGCTCAGGCTGTAGATGAAGCCGGTATCCGTGCAGCACTTTCCTACGGGATGATTGATTTTGGAGATAAGGAAAAAGCTGACAAAGAACTTGAAGTTGGCAGGGCTTTTGTTAAAGAGTGGAATGGGAAAGCCGGTGGCAGGATAAGCACAATGTACGGCCCACATGCACCTAACACCTGTTCAAGGGATTTCCTTATCAGAGTAAAAGAGCAGGCTGTAAAAGATGGTGTAAAACAACACATCCATGTGCTTGAGACTGAAGCCGAGCTTAACTATATGAAAGAGAACTTCGGCATGTGTTCCATTCATTTCCTCAAGGGAATCGATTTCTGGGGAACTGACGTGCTTGCTGCACATTGTGTCTGGCTCTCTGACGGCGACATAAAGATACTTGCAGAATATGGTGTGAACATTTCACACAATCCTAACAGTAATATGAAACTTGCTTCCGGCATATGCCCTGTTGCAAAACTCATTGATGCTGGAGCAAATGTATGTCTTGGAACAGATGGATGTGCTTCCAACAACAACCTTGACATGTTCGAGGAAATGAGATCTGCAGCTCTTTTGCAAAAGGTCAGCACCATGGATCCAACTGCACTTCCTGCACGCAAGGTTCTTGAAATGGCAACCATCAACGGTGCAAAAGCTCTTGGAATCAACAGTGGAATGCTGAAAGAAGGCTACAACGCTGATATGATAATTGTTGATATGAATAAAGCTCATCTTGCACCCGTATACGATGTTGCTTCACATCTTGTGTATGCTGCAAACGGCAAGGATGTCAGCACCACCATTGTTGACGGGAAAGTACTCATGGAAGATGGA
- a CDS encoding HD domain-containing protein, with translation MCLIENTRDFVSQVLENEPSTHDMSHIERVENTCMRIQEKEGGDLQVIRLAALLHDVGIVREHKEGGNHAEYSAEIARDFLSENGAEAKLIDHVTSCILTHRFSRGMKAKTIEAQILQDADRIDALGAVGIFRSLVSMGALRALKETIGTVKETSMNAYTEDPFDGFCDYMERKPFKIPERLNTQTAKDIAEQRLAIMRKYLEELKEETSGER, from the coding sequence ATGTGTCTGATAGAGAATACAAGGGATTTTGTTTCTCAGGTACTGGAAAATGAACCCAGCACCCACGATATGTCACACATTGAAAGGGTTGAAAATACCTGCATGAGAATCCAGGAAAAGGAAGGAGGAGACTTACAGGTTATCCGCCTTGCAGCACTTCTTCATGATGTGGGAATCGTGAGAGAACACAAAGAAGGAGGAAACCATGCTGAATACAGTGCTGAGATTGCCAGGGATTTCCTTTCAGAAAATGGTGCTGAAGCTAAGCTCATCGACCACGTGACATCATGTATACTGACCCATCGTTTCAGCCGTGGAATGAAGGCAAAGACCATCGAGGCTCAGATTCTTCAGGATGCTGACAGGATCGATGCACTGGGTGCGGTTGGAATTTTCAGGTCACTTGTTTCAATGGGAGCTTTGAGGGCTTTGAAAGAGACCATCGGAACTGTAAAGGAAACTTCCATGAATGCTTACACTGAAGATCCATTCGATGGATTCTGTGATTACATGGAAAGAAAACCTTTTAAAATACCTGAAAGACTTAATACACAAACAGCTAAAGATATTGCAGAACAGAGACTGGCAATTATGCGCAAATATCTGGAAGAGCTAAAAGAAGAGACATCAGGAGAGAGATAA
- a CDS encoding 4-phosphopantoate--beta-alanine ligase, whose translation MTDIPKDHPRYESLITRERIVEGVNIGITSKQGLVAQGRGEAFDYMIGEKTTKSAAIAERAAVANILLADNAIISVNGNTAALVPDLMAALADVTGARLEVNLFHRSDARVHKIIDHLKAHGSGVVLGGKGDKRLDLSHDRAIVDEEGIFSADVVLVPLEDGDRCQKLVEMGKTVITIDLNPLSRTALTANITIVDNVTRALKNMIQFTKDMKTQNRDSLQEIVDSFNNDVTISDALYTMQENLKNKAEEKGLTCV comes from the coding sequence ATGACAGACATCCCTAAAGATCACCCCCGGTATGAGTCCCTTATTACCAGGGAAAGAATAGTTGAAGGCGTAAACATCGGTATCACCAGCAAGCAGGGACTGGTAGCCCAGGGACGCGGGGAAGCTTTCGATTATATGATAGGGGAAAAGACAACAAAATCAGCAGCCATTGCCGAAAGGGCAGCGGTTGCTAATATTCTTCTTGCAGATAATGCCATAATATCTGTAAATGGCAATACTGCTGCACTTGTGCCCGATCTCATGGCAGCCCTTGCAGATGTCACCGGAGCAAGACTTGAAGTGAATCTTTTCCATAGAAGTGATGCCAGGGTGCACAAGATAATAGACCACCTGAAAGCACATGGATCTGGCGTTGTCCTTGGAGGGAAAGGAGACAAAAGACTTGACCTTTCCCATGACAGGGCTATTGTAGATGAGGAAGGTATATTCAGTGCGGATGTTGTGCTGGTGCCTCTTGAAGACGGAGACAGGTGCCAGAAACTTGTTGAAATGGGCAAGACTGTCATCACCATTGACCTGAACCCACTTTCAAGAACTGCACTGACAGCTAACATTACCATAGTAGATAATGTTACCAGAGCTCTTAAGAATATGATTCAGTTCACAAAAGACATGAAAACTCAGAACAGGGATTCCCTTCAGGAAATCGTTGATTCATTCAACAACGATGTTACCATTTCCGATGCCCTTTACACCATGCAGGAGAACCTGAAGAACAAAGCAGAGGAGAAAGGTCTTACATGTGTCTGA
- a CDS encoding prohibitin family protein, translated as MVVEGEWEPEPPKKVPEFPIGEIAPIIGKIGRGIVVIFVILIVFSILFGSIFVSVGAGEVGVKFNQFGGVEEDELGEGLHIVPPWVSVTKYSVRSETYTMSGVVNEGEVVGDDQIKALTTEGLTLGLDITVRYRLVPDSVSTVHQTLGTNYAEKIIRPTIRSSIREVVSSKTALQVYGEERELVAGEMLSNIAAALDSDGIIVEEVLVRNVVLPTKVAEAIEAKLQADQEAQRMIFVKQKEQLEAERKIIEANGIANSTIAQAYGEAEALRIINEQLAKNPDLINYKYIQMLQGQDIQTMLVPTDQGIILDASN; from the coding sequence ATGGTTGTTGAAGGCGAATGGGAACCCGAACCACCTAAAAAGGTGCCGGAATTCCCAATAGGCGAAATAGCTCCTATTATTGGCAAGATAGGACGCGGAATAGTAGTTATATTTGTTATATTGATTGTATTTTCGATACTGTTTGGTTCTATTTTTGTATCTGTCGGAGCCGGAGAGGTTGGTGTAAAGTTCAACCAGTTTGGCGGTGTGGAAGAAGATGAACTCGGCGAAGGATTACACATTGTTCCCCCATGGGTCAGCGTTACAAAGTACTCTGTGAGAAGTGAAACATACACCATGAGTGGCGTGGTCAATGAAGGAGAAGTTGTAGGAGATGATCAGATCAAAGCACTCACCACAGAAGGACTTACGCTTGGACTTGACATTACTGTAAGATACAGACTTGTTCCGGATAGTGTAAGCACAGTCCACCAGACTCTTGGAACTAACTATGCTGAAAAGATTATAAGACCTACAATAAGGTCCTCTATACGTGAAGTTGTTTCCAGCAAAACAGCCCTGCAGGTTTATGGTGAGGAAAGAGAGCTTGTGGCAGGAGAAATGCTTAGTAACATAGCAGCTGCACTTGATAGCGATGGTATAATTGTAGAAGAAGTTCTTGTCAGAAACGTTGTTCTCCCTACAAAAGTTGCCGAGGCGATTGAAGCAAAACTCCAGGCAGACCAGGAAGCTCAGAGAATGATATTCGTAAAGCAGAAAGAACAACTTGAAGCTGAAAGGAAGATCATTGAAGCAAACGGTATTGCAAATTCAACTATTGCACAGGCTTATGGTGAAGCCGAAGCACTCAGAATAATCAACGAACAGCTTGCAAAGAACCCTGACCTAATCAACTATAAGTACATACAGATGTTGCAGGGGCAGGATATACAAACAATGCTTGTTCCAACTGACCAGGGAATTATACTGGATGCAAGTAACTGA
- a CDS encoding pantoate kinase: MQFESCNNTLTARAFAPAHITGFFQIHDHNEPMKKGSTGCGLVLDGGVYTTVTTGNNVEITEIFLNGEKVSGDTSKSVIESMTELPVKVESISDIPIGSGFGASGAGALGTAYALNHALSMEYTSMQLNDIAHVAEVKNGSGLGDVAGQAHGGILVRKTPGAPSIALTDQIPTREREVCCVVLGKLSTGSVLGNKDMVKNINAAGKEAMKKLLEKPTASNFMLCSREFTMKTGLAGDKVMEIIETAEASGVIASQAMLGNAVFSIPSVTCAQELVDLFSEFGEVHRFRIRTGSIRIV, from the coding sequence ATGCAATTTGAATCCTGCAACAACACTTTGACTGCCAGGGCTTTCGCGCCGGCTCATATTACAGGTTTTTTTCAGATACATGACCATAATGAACCAATGAAAAAAGGGTCAACTGGTTGTGGATTAGTACTTGATGGCGGAGTTTACACCACTGTAACAACAGGAAATAACGTTGAAATCACAGAGATATTTCTCAACGGTGAAAAGGTTTCAGGAGATACCAGCAAATCGGTTATTGAATCCATGACAGAGTTGCCTGTGAAAGTTGAAAGTATTTCAGACATACCCATTGGATCAGGATTTGGAGCATCTGGGGCCGGAGCACTTGGAACTGCTTATGCACTCAATCACGCCCTGTCAATGGAATACACATCAATGCAGCTCAATGATATCGCACACGTTGCAGAAGTTAAAAATGGAAGTGGGCTTGGAGATGTTGCAGGGCAGGCACACGGAGGAATCCTGGTTAGAAAAACACCGGGTGCTCCTTCCATAGCTCTGACAGACCAGATACCTACAAGGGAGAGAGAGGTATGTTGCGTGGTGCTTGGTAAATTGTCCACAGGTTCAGTTCTTGGAAACAAGGATATGGTGAAAAATATAAATGCTGCCGGAAAGGAAGCAATGAAAAAACTTCTGGAAAAACCCACAGCCTCTAATTTTATGCTTTGCTCCAGGGAATTCACCATGAAAACCGGGCTTGCCGGAGATAAGGTTATGGAAATAATTGAAACAGCAGAGGCATCAGGAGTTATAGCTTCACAGGCGATGCTTGGCAATGCAGTATTCTCAATACCATCAGTCACCTGTGCACAAGAACTTGTTGACTTATTTTCAGAATTTGGTGAAGTGCACAGATTCAGGATTAGAACTGGAAGCATCAGAATTGTCTAG
- the coaBC gene encoding bifunctional phosphopantothenoylcysteine decarboxylase/phosphopantothenate--cysteine ligase CoaBC has product MPQIPNEHPTLWIKSTKSESLKGKTIVLAVTGSIAAVRTIELAREFIRRGADVHAVMSEAAGWIINPMALHYATGNDVITGITGKVEHVEFFGNLGRADLLLIAPATANTLGKIASGIDDTPVTTFATTAIGAGKPVMIVPAMHEDMYNHPAVMENIEKMKGWGINFIGPKIEEGIAKIAGNDEIVLEVEREIGKRTLCGKKILITSGSTAEPIDPIRILTNRASGKTGNELALEAYRRGAEVTIVHRNKIVFSGSGINEIFAETAEQMTDAVLGELAKDYDILISSAAIADYTLDASEQKIKSGENGLELSFRTTRKLIKEARQAYPQVKIVGFKAEAGVETDELLKRAKQTLENSGLDMIVANEVSKGGMGTDSNNITILYSGNKDNICIEGSKSHIANILMDEITELLTSKGEK; this is encoded by the coding sequence ATGCCTCAGATTCCAAATGAACACCCGACACTCTGGATTAAATCCACAAAATCAGAATCGTTGAAAGGCAAGACAATAGTGCTTGCGGTCACAGGCAGCATTGCTGCTGTAAGGACAATAGAACTTGCACGTGAATTCATTCGCAGGGGAGCAGATGTTCATGCAGTTATGAGCGAGGCTGCCGGGTGGATAATCAATCCGATGGCCCTGCATTATGCAACAGGGAATGACGTTATCACCGGGATTACCGGAAAGGTGGAACATGTGGAGTTCTTTGGAAATCTTGGCAGAGCAGATCTTTTACTTATTGCCCCTGCAACAGCTAACACTCTTGGGAAGATCGCATCAGGGATAGATGATACACCTGTGACAACATTTGCAACCACAGCTATCGGTGCAGGTAAACCTGTAATGATAGTACCTGCAATGCATGAGGATATGTACAACCATCCGGCGGTGATGGAAAACATTGAAAAGATGAAAGGCTGGGGAATCAATTTCATCGGACCTAAGATCGAGGAAGGAATCGCAAAGATAGCCGGAAATGATGAGATAGTGCTTGAAGTAGAGAGAGAGATCGGGAAAAGGACACTCTGCGGGAAGAAGATACTCATCACAAGTGGTTCTACGGCTGAACCAATTGATCCAATAAGAATTCTTACTAACAGGGCTTCCGGAAAGACCGGGAATGAACTGGCGCTTGAAGCATATCGCAGGGGAGCTGAAGTAACTATAGTTCACAGGAACAAGATTGTGTTTTCAGGTTCCGGCATCAATGAGATTTTCGCTGAAACTGCTGAACAGATGACCGATGCAGTACTTGGCGAACTTGCAAAAGATTATGATATCCTCATAAGTTCTGCTGCAATTGCAGATTATACGCTGGATGCAAGCGAGCAGAAAATCAAATCCGGTGAAAACGGACTTGAACTTTCTTTCAGGACAACACGCAAGCTAATCAAAGAAGCAAGGCAGGCATATCCGCAGGTAAAAATAGTCGGGTTCAAGGCAGAAGCAGGTGTTGAAACAGATGAACTGCTCAAAAGGGCAAAGCAGACACTTGAAAACTCCGGGCTTGATATGATCGTTGCCAACGAGGTCAGCAAAGGTGGCATGGGAACGGACAGCAACAATATTACTATATTATACTCCGGCAACAAAGACAATATTTGTATAGAAGGTTCCAAAAGTCATATTGCAAATATCCTTATGGATGAGATCACAGAACTGCTGACATCAAAAGGCGAAAAATAA
- a CDS encoding ABC transporter substrate-binding protein — protein MLLLATFLSGCVDQTEVDVNSESEDITIGALLPLTGDLSSIGESSQAALEISRTDINDYYSELGSETKVEVIVKDTESNPEKALEQLKELDEMGIKIVIGPQASNEAETVLEYATENGIVLLSTASTAPALAIPEDNLFRLVPDDTEQGMGIATLMHEENISAVIPVYRNDVWGLGLSEEVKNSFESLGGTVLEGIAYESNDEDLSAEVESLNEKVATATSEYGEESVAVLLCSYGEATEIFALAQDQPALSAVNWYGSDGIALNKELVNNDDSASFAIATNLKAPIYGSDEKNSRYEEVGTRIEEQIGRVPDTYAYATYDALWILTFVDLDSTPENENSVKLAMNTLTESYYGVTGWTELNKDGDREHWNYDIWTVTEEDGTYQWKLAARYFCHDGLVFE, from the coding sequence ATGCTTCTTTTAGCAACTTTTCTGTCAGGATGTGTTGACCAGACGGAAGTAGATGTTAACAGTGAATCCGAAGATATAACCATAGGTGCCCTTTTACCACTCACAGGGGATCTGTCATCTATCGGTGAATCAAGTCAGGCAGCACTTGAAATCTCAAGAACAGACATTAACGATTATTACTCAGAACTTGGTTCTGAAACAAAAGTAGAAGTGATTGTAAAGGATACCGAAAGTAATCCTGAAAAAGCTCTGGAGCAACTTAAAGAACTTGATGAAATGGGAATTAAGATCGTTATTGGTCCACAGGCAAGTAATGAAGCAGAAACAGTCCTGGAATATGCAACTGAAAACGGAATTGTTCTCTTAAGCACTGCATCAACTGCCCCTGCTTTAGCAATTCCTGAAGACAACCTGTTCCGTCTGGTTCCTGATGACACAGAACAGGGAATGGGCATAGCTACACTCATGCATGAAGAGAATATCAGTGCAGTGATCCCGGTGTACAGAAATGATGTATGGGGTCTTGGGCTATCAGAAGAAGTTAAAAATAGCTTTGAAAGTCTTGGAGGCACAGTATTAGAAGGCATTGCATATGAAAGCAATGATGAAGACCTTTCTGCAGAGGTAGAGTCACTCAATGAAAAAGTGGCAACAGCTACATCAGAATATGGTGAAGAGTCCGTAGCCGTACTTCTTTGCTCCTATGGAGAAGCAACAGAGATATTTGCTTTAGCTCAGGACCAGCCAGCTCTGTCAGCAGTTAACTGGTATGGAAGTGACGGAATAGCACTGAACAAAGAACTTGTCAACAATGATGATTCAGCCAGTTTTGCTATAGCAACTAATCTCAAAGCTCCAATATACGGAAGCGATGAAAAGAACAGTAGGTATGAAGAAGTTGGAACTAGAATCGAAGAACAGATAGGAAGAGTTCCTGATACTTATGCATATGCTACATATGACGCCCTCTGGATACTTACATTTGTAGATCTGGATTCTACGCCCGAAAATGAAAACAGTGTAAAACTTGCAATGAATACTCTTACAGAGTCATATTATGGAGTTACCGGATGGACAGAACTCAATAAGGATGGAGACAGAGAACACTGGAACTATGACATCTGGACAGTGACTGAAGAAGACGGAACTTACCAGTGGAAACTTGCTGCAAGGTACTTCTGTCATGACGGACTAGTCTTTGAATGA
- a CDS encoding HepT-like ribonuclease domain-containing protein, whose amino-acid sequence MRQLEIIGEATKNLSSSTTESYPQIPWKEICRKQH is encoded by the coding sequence ATAAGGCAACTGGAAATTATAGGTGAAGCTACAAAGAATCTTTCTTCAAGTACAACAGAAAGCTACCCTCAAATCCCGTGGAAAGAAATTTGCAGGAAACAGCACTGA
- a CDS encoding ribonuclease HepT family protein produces MKDDSAFLNHILDAINQIEEYTEYLTFEEFLEKGLFRMPL; encoded by the coding sequence GTGAAGGATGACTCTGCATTTCTCAACCACATTCTTGATGCTATTAACCAGATAGAAGAATACACAGAATACCTGACTTTTGAAGAGTTCCTTGAAAAAGGCTTGTTCAGGATGCCGTTATAA
- a CDS encoding nucleotidyltransferase family protein: MELCRQNDIASLGLFGSFSRGEQNDENDIDLLVTFSKGKSLIDHINIEN, translated from the coding sequence ATGGAGCTTTGCAGGCAGAATGATATAGCTTCTCTGGGACTTTTCGGTTCTTTTTCAAGAGGGGAACAGAATGATGAGAATGATATTGATCTTCTGGTGACATTTTCTAAAGGAAAAAGTCTTATTGATCATATAAATATAGAAAATTAA
- a CDS encoding tetratricopeptide repeat protein, whose product MRTKIIVVTIFLLLVLSAGCIGSSFKNAKKLYATAMHYYNNGEYELSLAACDKVLDIDSQNADAWYLKSMCYYYLGDYDEGINSVDTALEIDSQHANAWVMKGTYCAAYEDYEGSLEAVDKALEFDSENENAWLLRGMCYYYSNDYNESLNSIDNALESNPGKVTAWIWKGKLHESLEQHEEALNAYDKALELNPNDIEAWMLKGITYDSLEQYDDAINAYDKVLELNPASSEAWELKRNLLYKLDRTEEADICYAKVDDLLDWDNF is encoded by the coding sequence ATGAGAACAAAAATAATTGTTGTAACGATATTCTTATTGCTTGTTCTTAGTGCCGGTTGCATTGGTTCCAGTTTCAAAAATGCAAAAAAATTATATGCAACTGCAATGCACTACTATAATAATGGGGAGTATGAGCTTTCATTGGCAGCATGTGACAAGGTGCTTGACATTGATTCTCAAAATGCAGATGCATGGTATCTGAAAAGTATGTGTTATTACTATCTGGGTGATTATGACGAAGGTATCAATTCTGTAGATACTGCTCTGGAAATTGATTCACAACATGCAAATGCTTGGGTTATGAAAGGAACTTACTGTGCTGCATATGAAGACTATGAGGGGTCACTCGAAGCAGTTGATAAAGCCCTTGAGTTTGATTCCGAAAATGAAAATGCATGGCTGTTGAGGGGTATGTGCTATTACTATTCCAATGATTATAATGAATCTCTGAATTCTATCGATAATGCTCTGGAGTCAAATCCTGGAAAAGTCACTGCATGGATATGGAAAGGGAAGCTGCATGAGTCATTAGAACAACATGAAGAGGCTCTCAATGCTTACGATAAGGCCCTTGAACTTAATCCTAATGATATTGAAGCGTGGATGTTGAAAGGGATTACGTACGATTCTTTAGAGCAGTATGATGATGCTATAAATGCTTATGATAAGGTCTTAGAATTAAATCCTGCTTCCAGTGAGGCTTGGGAATTGAAAAGAAACCTCCTTTATAAGTTAGACAGAACAGAGGAAGCAGATATCTGCTATGCTAAAGTTGATGACCTATTAGACTGGGATAATTTCTAA
- a CDS encoding DUF3592 domain-containing protein, with protein sequence MEKEFDYYRILKVDYVTYFGFWIMTVPWLIYLTGLHVDSKISTFSLIMMSLIPSSIGLILMVRRMRFLKYLYFNGVDSIGHIISADHMNRYDHSMIELEHVYQAQKFKILTDLRRSAFYKYHFRKGDNVIIRFNPKKPTDVIIRDAYFFLNNSTTSVVVSQLSESVAENNLTYMDNRFLRSEFVFADVWLSDRIDTVLSYQQFMDTIMEFARNNHLLDEKRNRIVLRNNFILKTNASKFADKDIFSLEFRRYYHRIYAVYVPIAFIMSLIVGSSISPLWEGIRGEAFTTILLLMLFLLPVFLVWMAYEIARGIRNIKTIDYGKEAERVYSEILDAVREKEKDIVK encoded by the coding sequence ATGGAAAAAGAGTTTGATTATTACAGGATTCTGAAAGTAGATTATGTTACTTATTTTGGATTCTGGATAATGACTGTTCCGTGGTTGATTTATTTAACAGGATTACATGTAGATTCCAAAATATCAACTTTTAGTTTGATTATGATGTCGCTAATTCCAAGCTCCATTGGATTAATTTTGATGGTTCGAAGAATGCGTTTCCTAAAATATCTGTATTTCAATGGAGTGGATTCCATAGGCCATATCATTTCAGCAGACCATATGAATAGATACGATCATTCAATGATTGAATTGGAACATGTATATCAGGCTCAAAAATTTAAGATATTGACTGATTTGAGACGTTCTGCATTCTATAAATATCACTTTCGCAAAGGTGACAATGTAATCATTCGTTTTAATCCTAAAAAACCAACTGATGTTATAATTAGAGATGCTTATTTTTTTCTGAATAATAGTACGACTTCTGTAGTTGTTTCTCAACTTTCCGAATCAGTTGCAGAAAATAATTTAACATATATGGATAATCGTTTTCTGCGAAGTGAATTCGTATTTGCTGATGTCTGGTTGTCTGATAGAATTGATACAGTTCTTTCATATCAGCAATTCATGGATACTATAATGGAGTTTGCTCGGAATAATCACCTTTTGGATGAAAAAAGAAACAGGATTGTTCTAAGAAACAATTTCATTCTGAAAACAAATGCCTCCAAATTTGCGGATAAAGATATTTTCTCTTTGGAATTCCGTAGGTACTATCATCGAATTTATGCTGTATATGTTCCAATTGCATTTATAATGTCATTAATTGTTGGTTCTTCTATTTCTCCTCTATGGGAAGGAATTAGAGGTGAAGCTTTCACCACGATACTTCTATTGATGTTGTTTTTGCTCCCTGTTTTTTTAGTATGGATGGCTTATGAGATTGCAAGAGGCATTAGAAACATAAAAACAATCGATTACGGCAAGGAAGCCGAGAGAGTTTATTCTGAGATACTGGATGCTGTCAGAGAAAAAGAGAAAGATATTGTAAAATGA